The Daucus carota subsp. sativus chromosome 2, DH1 v3.0, whole genome shotgun sequence genome includes a window with the following:
- the LOC108207664 gene encoding putative F-box/LRR-repeat/kelch-repeat protein At1g11620, which yields MVTKKTRVARRRRICLPFLPEEIIEQVILRVACVKSIGRWMSVCKSWYALIKSHYFINIHLSRPSNKKYLLCKHHGKRRPRGYHGLDYYSLNYDKEALDEYSMLDPGKFSFLHGCNGLICFTKAADSERLCLWNPAIRKFKVVPASPHGQYYHPHKPYFRPFKLWFDSKANDYRILRMSIYINKATVIEFYSLKTNSWTLISKDTSVKSGSISECTCLNGIWYWIKYGDDINTLISLDTGNWMFGKVMTWKKPSRNWTPYLMPINDRYLIICYYHPYNNVHLRWRWWFTMIYDQSSNKFYTIDFQHTRNMIDGWVPIGVRNNGEILLQNYLGTNREIVSWNLESNRMDQFVPAYSHRLECVFPYTETLALLNDEDATTI from the coding sequence ATGGTTACTAAGAAAACAAGGGTTGCTAGACGACGACGTATTTGTTTACCCTTTCTCCCCGAAGAGATTATAGAGCAAGTTATCCTTAGAGTGGCATGCGTCAAATCTATTGGGAGATGGATGTCCGTTTGCAAATCCTGGTATGCTTTGATAAAATCTCACTACTTCATAAACATACACCTCTCTCGTCCAAGTAATAAAAAGTATCTTCTTTGTAAGCATCATGGTAAGAGACGACCTCGCGGTTATCATGGCCTTGATTATTATTCGTTGAACTATGATAAAGAAGCGTTGGATGAGTATAGCATGTTAGATCCTGGTAAATTCAGCTTTCTACATGGCTGCAATGGACTAATTTGTTTTACCAAAGCTGCAGATTCAGAACGTCTTTGTCTTTGGAATCCCGCCATTAGAAAATTTAAAGTTGTTCCAGCTTCTCCTCACGGCCAGTATTATCATCCCCATAAACCCTATTTTCGTCCATTTAAGTTGTGGTTTGATTCCAAGGCAAATGACTACAGGATTTTGAGAATGAGCATCTACATAAACAAGGCAACTGTAATTGAGTTCTATAGTTTGAAGACCAACTCTTGGACACTAATTAGTAAAGACACTTCAGTTAAATCTGGTTCCATAAGTGAATGTACTTGTTTAAACGGAATATGGTACTGGATAAAATACGGAGATGACATTAACACCTTGATTTCTTTGGATACGGGAAACTGGATGTTTGGCAAGGTTATGACATGGAAAAAGCCATCGAGGAATTGGACTCCCTATCTGATGCCAATTAATGATCGTTACcttattatttgttattatcatCCATATAATAATGTGCATCTTCGGTGGCGCTGGTGGTTCACTATGATATATGATCAGAGTTCAAACAAATTCTACACAATAGATTTCCAACATACGAGGAATATGATTGATGGTTGGGTGCCTATAGGGGTTAGAAATAATGGTGAGATTCTACTTCAGAATTATTTGGGGACTAATCGTGAAATAGTCTCTTGGAATTTGGAGAGTAACCGAATGGATCAATTTGTTCCCGCATATAGTCATAGACTTGAGTGTGTGTTTCCTTACACCGAGACTCTTGCTTTGCTTAATGATGAAGATGCTACCACGATTTGA